The proteins below are encoded in one region of Belonocnema kinseyi isolate 2016_QV_RU_SX_M_011 chromosome 3, B_treatae_v1, whole genome shotgun sequence:
- the LOC117170080 gene encoding ribonuclease H1-like — protein MDGSRRERVSGTGFYDSARRREVVVALGRHATILQAEVHAVLRCAEILLEENAVGRKITICSDSQATLTAVGKPDITSQLVWECKKALNKLAEKSEVAFIWVPGHTGIKGNGKADQLLRIGAAGEYIGPKKVLGQAFCCIGLTIKSWIRTKHREY, from the coding sequence ATGGATGGCTCCAGGAGAGAGAGAGTATCAGGAACCGGATTTTATGACAGTGCGAGGAGAAGGGAAGTGGTGGTTGCGCTTGGGAGACATGCTACTATCCTCCAGGCGGAGGTCCATGCCGTTCTTCGTTGTGCTGAGATACTTTTAGAGGAGAACGCGGTTGGAAGAAAGATTACGATCTGTTCGGACAGCCAAGCAACCCTAACTGCAGTGGGAAAACCAGATATAACATCACAGCTGGTTTGGGAATGCAAAAAAGCATTGAACAAACTTGCAGAAAAAAGTGAAGTGGCTTTCATATGGGTCCCTGGCCACACAGGAATCAAGGGCAACGGGAAAGCGGACCAGCTGTTAAGAATCGGTGCGGCAGGTGAATACATAGGGCCGAAAAAAGTACTGGGACAAGCGTTTTGCTGCATTGGCCTTACTATCAAAAGCTGGATCCGCACTAAGCACCGAGAATACTGA